One Mycolicibacterium sp. TUM20985 genomic window, CATGGCGCGTGCCGTGAAAGGGGTGGCTGGCATGGCACCCATTCTGCACCGGCGGCAGCCCGGTCGAGCGGTGGACGAGATGCGGCGCGCGTGTCCTACAGCGTGATCTTGCAGGCCTGGCCGATGTCCAACGTGCGCAGCATCCGGCCCATGCCGAGCCACATCGCGCAGGACAGGGCGAGGTCGGTCAGGATCTCGGGGTCGAACTGCTCCTGGCAGCGTCGCCAGAAGTCCTCGTCGTCCCGAAGCCCGGTGTGGTCGGCGGCGAACCGCGCGGCGAACTCGGCGGCGACGCGCTCGGCGGGGCTATAACCGGGCCAGGTCCGCCACTCGGCGGCGTGGTCGTAGAGGTCCTCGTCCACCCCCGCCGCGGGGCCCACGGAATCCCGGGTGTTCTGGCAGATCACGCATTCGTTGTCGAGCGCGATTACCATGCGCGCAAGTTCGCGGACGCGCAGCGGGAGGCGGTTCTTGGTGTAGACCGCGTTGCTGAACTTGGCCATCGCCACGCCGATGTCCGGCGACGTCATGACCCAGGCAGCGGCGTCGTCGTCGGCGAAGTCTCCAATGCGGCTCATGACCGGATCCTACCTGCGACGACGTGGTTCTGTAACACGTTCTAGTCTTCGGAGTCAGCGGGCGCCGACGAGGACCTTGGGGTCGTCGGTCCAGTCCCTCTGCACCAGCATGCGGTGGGCGATGCGCTCCAGCGCCGCGTCGACCTGCACGCGATCCGGGCGGCCCACGAAGCTCGGCGACTGCGCGAGCTTGTCGACGATGCGGCCGACGATGGCCGCCGACAGCGTGTTCACCTGTTTGATCCCGGCCTGCGTGAGCCACAGCCGCCCGCCGGTATTCAGGGCGAAGCCGTTGCGCACCACCTCGTCGAAGGTGGGTTGCAGTACTTCGAAGGGCACCCGGAGCCGCTCGCCGATCTCCGCGAGCGTCGCCGAACCGAACACCTGGTTCTGTCGGTAGATCTGCAACAGCGCCCACAGTTGCCCGACGGGCAGCTCACAGCCCGGCCCCCCGGCGAGGCTGCGGAGCCGGATGTCCGGTGAGTCGCGGAACATACGGCCGATGGCGACTTCGAGGATCTTCTCGGGTGACTCGGTGCTTGGCATGCCGAAGCCCTCGCCAAGGTCGGTCGCCGAGACGGCGTCCATCTCGCGCAGCGGCACCTCCTTGAGGAACAGCGCGACGACGAAGCCGACGATCGCCACGGGCACCGCGCACAGGAACACGGTGCCGAGTGAGTCGGCGTAGGCGTCGATGATCGGTGTCGCCATCGCGGCGTCGAGCTGATGCAGCGCCTGCGGCGATTCGGCTGCTTCGGCCGGCGCGCCGCCGGCGGCCAGGGCGGGCCCCAGTCGATCCGCCAGGAAGTTCGCGAAGAGCGAGCCGAAGATGGCCGCGCCGAAGGAGCTTCCGATGGTCCGGAAGAAGGTGACGCCCGACGTCGCCACGCCGAGGTCCTCGAAGCTCGAGGTGTTCTGCACGACGAGGACGAGCACCTGCATGCACAACCCGATGCCGGTGCCCAGGATGAACAGGTACACCGACTGCTGCCAGGTCGGCGTCGTCTGGTCCATGCCGGAGAGCAGGAAGAAGGCGACGGCCATGATCGCCGTGCCCGCGACCGGGAAGATCTTGTACCGGCCGGTGCGTCCGACGATCGATCCGCTGCTGATCGACGTGATCAGCAAGCCGGCGACCATCGGCAGCGTGCGCAACCCGGACTCGGTGGCTGACACCCCGTCGACGAACTGCATGAAGGTCGGCATGAACGTCAGGGCGCCCAGCATCGCGAAGCCCACGATGAAGCCGAGGATGCAGCAGACCGTGAAGACGGGGCTGGCGAACAACCGGATCGGCAGGATGGGCTCAGCGGCTCGCAGTTCCACCCAGACGAACACGGCGATCGCGGCGGCGGAGGCCACGAACAGGCCGATGATCACCGGCGAGGTCCACGCGTACTCGCCACCACCCCAGCTGGTCGCCAGGGTGAGCCCCGATGCGCCGAGACCGACGAACAGGATGCCCGCGTAATCGATGACGGGCTTGGCCGCCCGCGCCAGGGACGGGATCGCGGCGATGCTCACGATGAGCACGACGATCGCCACCGGCACGTTGATCCAGAACGCCCAGCGCCACGTCAGGTTGTCGGTGAAGAAGCCGCCGAGCAGCGGGCCGATCACCGTCGTCACGCCGAAGACCGCTCCGAGCGCGCCCTGGTACCGACCGCGGTCGCGCAATGGGATGACCTCGCCGATGACCGCCATCGAGGTCACCATGATCGCGCCGCCACCGATGCCCTGCAGGGTGCGCGAGGCGACCAGCATGGTCATCGAGTCGGCGAGCCCGCACAGGATGGACCCGGCGAGGAAGAACAGGATCGCCGTCTGGAACACCATCTTGCGGCCGAAGAGGTCACCGAGCTTGCCGACGATCGCCGTGACGATCGTGGACGCCAGGAGGTAACTGGTCACCACCCAGGACTGGTGCCCCGCGCCGCCGAGGTCGGCGACCACCGTGGGCAGAGCGGTCGCCACGATCGTCTGATCGAGCGCGGCGAGCAGCATGCCCAGCAGCACGCCGATGAAGATGAAGTTGCGCCGCTGCGGACTGATCAGCGCGTTGGCCGATTCGGGGTCCGCGGTGGCGGTGTCCGGAGGACTCGTCATGCCTGCCTCCCGAGGTGTGTCGGACGCATCGGAGCGCCCGACGACATATCGCTTAGATAGGCTATGGAGTTACCGCGAGGCGCTCTACTGTGGCGGACGCGACACGCATTGCGCGGAGTACAGCTGCTCTCCGAGCTTGTCCATGAGCTCGAGTTGGGTCTCGAGGTAGTCGATGTGATGCTCCTCGTCGGCGAGGATGCCCTCCAGCAACGCGGCGCTGGTGGCGTCCTCCTTCTGCCGGCACATGACGACACCCGGCTTGAGTCGCGCCAGCACCTCGTACTCGACGGCGAGGTCGGCCTCGAACTGCTCGCGCAGCGTCTGGCCGACGCGCAGCGAGAACAGCCGCTGGTAGTTCGGGAGGCCGTCGAGCAACAGGATCCGGTCGGTGATCGCCTCGGCGTGGTTCATCTCCTCGAACGCCTCTTTGCGCGTGTGCGTCGCCAGCTCGGTGAATCCCCAGTTCTCCTGCATCTTCGAATGCAGGAAATACTGGTTGATCGCGGTCAGCTCGCTGGTCAACTGCTCGTTGAGAAGCTTGAGGACGTCGGCATCGCCTTGCATTGCTTTGCTCCTAACACCGTGAGGCTGGTCGGGTGCCGATGTGTTCGGCTGCATCCCGGTCGCACGTGGGAATTGCTCCCAACCTAGTCCAACGGTCATGGCGGCAGCGGCAAATGAGGTGTGGTGGCGGCGTGTTCCACCGTGATGATGGACTGGCTGCCCTAACTAAGGTTAGACTCCACTTACTTGTTCACCGGCGTGCTCACCACACGCCTCTGACGCGAAGGCGGCGCCGATTCCATGTTCGTGTGTCTGTGCACCGGCGTGACGAGCAAGGCCGTGACCGAGCTGGTCGCCTCTGGCGCCTCGACCTCGAAGCAGATCGCCGACGCGTGCGGAGCGGGTTCGGACTGCGGACGTTGCCGCCGCACGGTGCGCGCGATCATCGAGGCCGCCACGGTGGGCGCCTGCCCGATGCACGCCGTCGCGGGGTAGGCCGCGAGGGGGTCAGCCTTCCCGGCCCCGCCGATCGGCGAACTCGGCCAGCGCATCGGCGTTCGCGGCACCCCCGAGCAATTCGGCGAACTGCGCGTATTCCCGTGCCGCTGCCGCCGCGATCTCCGCCCTGGTCGGCTCCACCATGGTTTGCTTCACCGCGATCAGGCTCGAAATCGACCGTGCGGCAATGATTTCTGCGTGCCGACGAGTCTCCGTCAAGAGCGCGTCCGGTGCGCATACCTTCCACGCGAAACCCATCCGCTGCGCCTCCTCGGCATCGACCCACTCCGAGGACAGCAGCATCCATGCCGCATTCTG contains:
- a CDS encoding carboxymuconolactone decarboxylase family protein — encoded protein: MSRIGDFADDDAAAWVMTSPDIGVAMAKFSNAVYTKNRLPLRVRELARMVIALDNECVICQNTRDSVGPAAGVDEDLYDHAAEWRTWPGYSPAERVAAEFAARFAADHTGLRDDEDFWRRCQEQFDPEILTDLALSCAMWLGMGRMLRTLDIGQACKITL
- a CDS encoding MDR family MFS transporter codes for the protein MTSPPDTATADPESANALISPQRRNFIFIGVLLGMLLAALDQTIVATALPTVVADLGGAGHQSWVVTSYLLASTIVTAIVGKLGDLFGRKMVFQTAILFFLAGSILCGLADSMTMLVASRTLQGIGGGAIMVTSMAVIGEVIPLRDRGRYQGALGAVFGVTTVIGPLLGGFFTDNLTWRWAFWINVPVAIVVLIVSIAAIPSLARAAKPVIDYAGILFVGLGASGLTLATSWGGGEYAWTSPVIIGLFVASAAAIAVFVWVELRAAEPILPIRLFASPVFTVCCILGFIVGFAMLGALTFMPTFMQFVDGVSATESGLRTLPMVAGLLITSISSGSIVGRTGRYKIFPVAGTAIMAVAFFLLSGMDQTTPTWQQSVYLFILGTGIGLCMQVLVLVVQNTSSFEDLGVATSGVTFFRTIGSSFGAAIFGSLFANFLADRLGPALAAGGAPAEAAESPQALHQLDAAMATPIIDAYADSLGTVFLCAVPVAIVGFVVALFLKEVPLREMDAVSATDLGEGFGMPSTESPEKILEVAIGRMFRDSPDIRLRSLAGGPGCELPVGQLWALLQIYRQNQVFGSATLAEIGERLRVPFEVLQPTFDEVVRNGFALNTGGRLWLTQAGIKQVNTLSAAIVGRIVDKLAQSPSFVGRPDRVQVDAALERIAHRMLVQRDWTDDPKVLVGAR
- the bfr gene encoding bacterioferritin produces the protein MQGDADVLKLLNEQLTSELTAINQYFLHSKMQENWGFTELATHTRKEAFEEMNHAEAITDRILLLDGLPNYQRLFSLRVGQTLREQFEADLAVEYEVLARLKPGVVMCRQKEDATSAALLEGILADEEHHIDYLETQLELMDKLGEQLYSAQCVSRPPQ
- a CDS encoding (2Fe-2S)-binding protein — encoded protein: MFVCLCTGVTSKAVTELVASGASTSKQIADACGAGSDCGRCRRTVRAIIEAATVGACPMHAVAG